The Antedon mediterranea chromosome 7, ecAntMedi1.1, whole genome shotgun sequence genome has a segment encoding these proteins:
- the LOC140054895 gene encoding G-protein coupled receptor GRL101-like yields MCTNFKTQECFDYFRYSEYSSLCCLVGAIDVCEPSDAFSSCEDLLKNERLRVLMMIIGLSSVIGNVVVIVSRKFKKDNDSNDFNKAQTTLITNLAVSDLLMAVYLIIIASVDVHYRGRYATAARDWKSSFLCSFAGAISTLSGQLSVFTLMLLSVDRAINIVNPFSTKRLNRTKCRIIIGFGWLFWIVLSFLPVIANELSLSYFGDNYYGKESVCLALPLTRSRWPGWEYAVAIFVAFNGVGFLVIVLSYLTIFLSVKRSGATVNSEQRRKKQLKMARKIGLIVFTDFCCWAPIIVMAIGSETGWMTIPDEIYVWAATFIIPINSSVNPYLYTIAYMFKCKVRQPAPVQIPLNTL; encoded by the coding sequence ATGTGCACAAATTTCAAAACTCAAGaatgttttgattattttagGTACTCGGAATACTCTAGTCTCTGTTGCCTTGTTGGCGCCATCGATGTCTGCGAGCCTTCAGATGCATTTTCATCGTGTGAAGACTTGCTAAAAAATGAACGTCTCCGTGTGTTGATGATGATTATCGGGTTATCTTCGGTCATTGGGAATGTTGTTGTTATCGTTTCACGAAAGTTTAAAAAAGATAATGATAGTAACGATTTTAATAAGGCCCAAACCACACTCATTACTAATCTTGCCGTTTCTGACTTGCTGATGGCAGTCTACCTGATCATCATTGCCAGTGTGGATGTACACTATCGTGGACGGTACGCGACAGCTGCAAGGGATTGGAAGAGCAGTTTCCTTTGCAGCTTTGCAGGAGCTATTTCTACACTGTCTGGGCAGTTATCAGTGTTTACACTGATGCTGCTGAGTGTGGATCGAGCTATTAACATTGTTAATCCATTTAGTACGAAACGCCTCAATCGTACAAAATGTCGAATCATTATCGGCTTCGGATGGCTATTCTGGATTGTGCTGAGTTTTCTTCCAGTGATAGCCAATGAATTAAGCTTATCGTATTTTGGTGACAATTATTATGGAAAGGAAAGCGTGTGCCTTGCACTTCCTTTAACCAGAAGTCGGTGGCCAGGTTGGGAGTATGCTGTTGCCATTTTTGTTGCCTTTAATGGCGTCGGCTTTCTTGTAATTGTACTTAGTTATCTGACAATTTTCTTGTCAGTGAAGAGATCGGGGGCCACTGTCAATAGTGAACAGAGGAGGAAAAAACAGTTGAAAATGGCCAGAAAAATTGGCTTGATAGTTTTCACTGATTTCTGTTGCTGGGCCCCGATTATAGTAATGGCAATTGGTTCCGAGACGGGTTGGATGACGATTCCTGATGAAATATATGTTTGGGCAGCGACATTTATCATCCCCATCAACTCCTCAGTCAATCCGTATCTTTACACAATTGCTTATATGTTTAAGTGCAAAGTGCGTCAACCGGCACCTGTACAGATTCCACTTAATACATTGTGA